The Brassica oleracea var. oleracea cultivar TO1000 chromosome C6, BOL, whole genome shotgun sequence genome includes a region encoding these proteins:
- the LOC106297342 gene encoding uncharacterized protein LOC106297342, with amino-acid sequence MFRIYLVFIIFWIRISINATLLLFKNASAFQVTSGESYTPSVNATYTKPSRPVCSHCGYNGHTIDMCYKIHGYPPGFKHKKNPTNKSAPANNDKNLNTVKPVVAHLAINDSTSTDDNSAILSTLSKDQIQSVIAYFNSQLQPSRASYPSTSTGTITALPGMAFSSSIIGFIRVLRATGNILNSSSWIVDSGATHHVSHDKSIFESLTDSLNKPVTLPTGQNINIRGIGLIRLNEYLLLTNVLFIPLFKPTEYQSDPIRGLMIGQGEQIVNLYVMEGAVNMDSASMMATPSVNVVIDTSLWHNRLGHPSVEKIEQITNELKFTNLYKQKGIIAYHSCPETPQQNSVVEWKHQHILNVARSLMFKAHIPLQHWGDCVLTAVFLINWLPTSLLNNKSPFQVFTSKQPSYNDLRVFGCLNIIISRNVVFHEDIFPFQDDDGVKNDFFSILNPASVEPCDHDDISTVNERESQTVVSESHDNVDVIHAVERESPTVVHDILQQDSTTANIEPTGNKRTSKSPAYLHDYYCSMTETDVPYPLASYVSMEKLSEGYVAYICSISLHPEPTSFTQAKKFDAWLQGMNEELIALENTHT; translated from the exons ATGTTCAGGATCTATCTGGTGTTTATAATCTTCTGGATCAGGATTTCAATCAACGCAACATTACTCCTATTCAAAAATGCTAGTGCTTTTCAAGTGACAAGCGGTGAAAGCTACACCCCTTCTGTCAATGCAACATATACCAAACCATCAAGACCTGTGTGTTCTCACTGTGGCTACAATGGTCATACCATTGATATGTGCTACAAAATTCACGGGTATCCTCCTGGTTTTAAACACAAGAAGAATCCAACTAACAAGTCAGCTCCAGCAAATAATGACAAGAATCTGAACACTGTGAAACCAGTTGTGGCTCATTTGGCTATCAATGATTCAACAAGCACTGATGATAACTCGGCTATCTTGAGTACTCTCTCTAAAGATCAGATACAGAGTGTCATTGCATATTTCAATTCTCAGCTTCAACCGAGTCGAGCCAGCTACCCATCTACTTCAACTGGTACTATCACCGCATTACCTGGTATGGCTTTCTCCTCATCTATAATTGGTTTCATTAGAGTCTTAAGAGCCACGGGTAATATATTAAACTCTTCATCTTGGATAGTTGATAGTGGTGCCACACATCATGTCTCTCATGATAAAAGCATATTCGAGAGCTTGACTGATTCTTTAAACAAACCAGTCACTCTACCTACAGGTCAGAACATCAACATCAGAGGAATTGGTCTGATTAGATTGAATGAATATCTTCTATTGACCAATGTCCTCTTCATACCTCTGTTTAAACCTACTGAGTATCAGTCA GATCCTATCAGGGGATTGATGATTGGTCAGGGTGAGCAAATAGTTAATCTTTATGTCATGGAAGGAGCAGTAAACATGGATTCAGCAAGCATGATGGCAACACCTTCTGTTAATGTCGTTATTGATACTTCTTTATGGCATAATAGACTAGGTCATCCGTCTGTGGAGAAGATTGAACAGATTACTAAT GAGTTAAAATTCACTAATCTGTACAAGCAGAAGGGGATCATTGCCTATCATTCATGTCCTGAGACTCCACAACAAAACTCAGTCGTCGAGTGGAAGCACCAACACATTCTTAATGTGGCTAGATCATTAATGTTCAAGGCTCACATTCCTCTTCAACACTGGGGAGACTGTGTTCTAACTGCTGTTTTCCTAATCAATTGGCTACCTACTTCTCTCCTTAACAACAAATCCCCGTTCCAAGTCTTCACTTCCAAGCAGCCTTCATACAATGATCTGAGAGTATTTGGCTGTCTG AACATCATCATCTCTAGGAATGTAGTCTTTCATGAGGACATTTTCCCTTTTCAAGATGATGATGGTGTGAAGAATGACTTCTTCTCCATCTTAAATCCTGCATCAGTGGAACCTTGTGATCATGATGATATCAGCACTGTAAATGAGAGGGAATCTCAAACAGTGGTTTCTGAATCTCATGATAATGTAGATGTCATCCATGCAGTTGAGAGGGAATCTCCTACAGTGGTACATGACATTCTTCAACAAGATTCTACTACCGCGAATATTGAACCAACAGGAAACAAAAGGACATCAAAGTCTCCAGCTTACTTGCATGATTACTACTGCAGCATGACTGAGACTGATGTACCTTATCCTCTTGCTTCATATGTGTCGATGGAGAAGTTATCTGAAGGATACGTAGCTTATATATGTTCTATTAGTCTTCATCCAGAACCAACCTCTTTCACTCAAGCCAAGAAGTTTGATGCTTGGCTACAGGGGATGAATGAGGAACTAATAGCTCTAGAGAATACACATACATGA
- the LOC106297343 gene encoding uncharacterized protein LOC106297343, giving the protein MSSSSSDEVDEALEEMVDQVVDNHIHSVIHGHPNKSKRWAYIERAREQGHNQLWNDYFNDNPTYPPEMFRRRFRMNKSLFLRIVERISNEVPYFQQRRSACGRNGLSPLQKCTATIRMLAYGQSGDTYDEYLRLGDSTARLCLANFTDAIILLFGDEYLRSPTAEDLQRLLDVGEVRGFPGMIGSIDCSPMQKKANTGS; this is encoded by the exons ATGTCTTCCTCATCAAGTGATGAAGTTGATGAAGCTTTAGAAGAAATGGTCGACCAAGTTGTTGATAATCACATCCACTCAGTGATTCATGGTCACCCCAACAAGTCCAAAAGATGGGCTTATATCGAAAGAGCTCGGGAACAAGGACACAATCAGCTGTGGAACGATTATTTCAATGATAATCCTACATACCCACCGGAAATGTTTAGGAGGCGTTTTCGAATGAACAAATCATTGTTCCTTCGCATTGTGGAACGTATAAGTAATGAAGTTCCATACTTTCAGCAAAGACGAAGTGCTTGCGGAAGGAACGGGCTATCTCCACTTCAAAAGTGTACGGCAACTATACGTATGCTGGCATATGGTCAATCGGGAGATACATATGACGAATATCTCCGACTTGGTGACAGTACAGCACGTTTATGTTTGGCAAATTTCACTGATGCAATAATACTATTGTTTGGAGATGAATATCTACGAAGCCCTACAGCCGAGGATCTTCAACGATTACTCGATGTTGGAGAGGTACGGGGGTTTCCGGGAATGATAGGCAGCATCGACT GTTCACCAATGCAGAAAAAAGCAAATACAGGTTCATAA
- the LOC106297344 gene encoding glutathione S-transferase T3-like: MEPFPSHSPGFVNLLASQSSPSIDVDSAEALGNSPGLVKPLERRKWGVKEDLVLISAWLNTSKDPIVANEQKVVSFWKRIELYFNASPQMIGSVPREWSQCKQRWGRVNAEVSRFVGCHEAALKEQSSGQNENDVMKAAHDIFFNDYNVKFTLEHCWRELRFDQKWRSHVKDGAKEKRKEPAPEVVLDDGDVRPPGVKASKVGKRRKHRNEAAFDRVESLLAMKNMYSKQKILDRLLAKNEETLSSQEKELKTKLIGEML, translated from the coding sequence ATGGAACCGTTCCCCTCACACTCTCCCGGGTTTGTGAACCTTTTAGCTTCGCAGAGCAGTCCATCTATAGACGTTGACTCTGCTGAGGCATTAGGTAACTCGCCCGGGTTAGTTAAACCTTTGGAAAGGAGAAAGTGGGGTGTGAAAGAAGACCTTGTGCTCATTAGCGCTTGGTTGAACACGAGCAAGGATCCCATAGTCGCTAATGAGCAGAAGGTAGTGTCCTTTTGGAAGAGAATAGAGCTGTATTTCAATGCAAGCCCTCAGATGATTGGCTCCGTTCCTAGAGAATGGAGCCAATGTAAGCAGAGGTGGGGAAGGGTGAATGCGGAGGTGAGCAGGTTCGTTGGTTGCCATGAAGCAGCTTTGAAGGAGCAGTCGAGCGGGCAAAATGAGAATGATGTCATGAAAGCAGCACATGACATCTTCTTCAATGACTACAACGTCAAATTCACACTTGAACATTGCTGGAGGGAGCTGAGGTTTGATCAGAAATGGAGGTCACACGTCAAAGATGGTGCAAAGGAGAAGAGGAAGGAACCAGCTCCGGAGGTCGTACTTGACGATGGAGATGTTAGGCCTCCGGGTGTGAAGGCCAGCAAAGTAGGGAAGCGCAGGAAGCACAGGAATGAAGCTGCTTTTGATCGAGTTGAGAGCTTGCTAGCTATGAAAAATATGTATTCAAAACAAAAGATTCTTGATCGTCTCCTTGCCAAAAATGAGGAGACACTTTCTTCTCAAGAGAAGGAACTTAAGACTAAACTAATTGGTGAAATGCTTTGA
- the LOC106296933 gene encoding probable beta-1,3-galactosyltransferase 14, which produces MQSPRKLFHARPSLATRRSTALIVLTSLAIGIAGFTFGLAVILFPALRLTGRNCLTNASPKTVRVVWDVVGNSKGVGGGDGKRHKVMGFVGIQTGFGSTGRRQALRKTWMPSDPEGLRRLEESTGLAIRFVIGKTKNEQKMAELRKEIAEYDDFVQLDIEEEYSKLPYKTLAFFKAAYALYDAEFYVKADDDIYLRPDRLSLLLAKERTHSQTYLGCLKKGPVFTDPKLKWYEPLSHLLGKEYFLHAYGPIYALSSDVVASLVALKNNSFRMFNNEDVTIGAWMLAMNVNHENHHILCEPECSPSSVAVWDIPKCSGLCNPEKRMLELHKQESCSKSPTLPSDDE; this is translated from the exons ATGCAATCTCCTCGCAAGCTATTCCACGCGCGTCCATCACTCGCCACGCGCCGATCGACGGCTCTCATCGTATTAACCTCCCTAGCTATCGGAATCGCCGGATTCACATTCGGACTCGCCGTGATTCTCTTCCCGGCTCTCCGATTAACCGGCCGTAATTGCTTGACGAACGCTTCTCCGAAGACGGTGCGAGTCGTTTGGGACGTCGTTGGGAACAGTAAGGGGGTTGGTGGCGGCGACGGGAAGAGGCATAAGGTTATGGGATTCGTCGGTATTCAAACCGGATTTGGATCCACTGGCCGGAGACAAGCACTTAGGAAGACGTGGATGCCGTCAGATCCAGAAGGACTTCGACG CTTGGAGGAATCTACAGGATTGGCCATTAGGTTTGTGATAGGAAAGACCAAGAATGAGCAAAAAATGGCTGAGCTCAGAAAGGAGATCGCAGAGTATGATGACTTCGTACAGCTAGATATAGAAGAGGAGTACAGTAAGCTCCCTTACAAAAC TTTGGCTTTCTTCAAAGCTGCATATGCGCTTTACGATGCTGAGTTCTATGTCAAAGCTGACGATGACATATACTTGAGGCCAG ATCGACTCTCTCTGCTATTGGCGAAAGAGCGGACTCACTCTCAAACATACCTAGGATGCTTGAAAAAGGGTCCAGTTTTCACAGATCCTAAGCTCAAATG GTATGAACCATTGTCTCATCTGCTGGGAAAAGAATATTTTCTTCATGCTTATGGCCCTATCTATGCTCTCTCTTCTGATGTAGTAGCAAGTTTGGTTGCCCTGAAGAATAACAG TTTCAGGATGTTTAACAACGAGGACGTAACAATAGGTGCGTGGATGCTAGCAATGAACGTCAACCACGAGAACCATCACATCCTTTGCGAACCAGAATGTTCTCCTTCCTCTGTTGCTGTTTGGGACATCCCCAAGTGCTCAG GTCTTTGTAATCCAGAGAAGAGAATGTTGGAACTTCACAAACAAGAAAGCTGCTCCAAAAGCCCGACTTTGCCATCAGATGATGAGTGA